A part of Ziziphus jujuba cultivar Dongzao chromosome 8, ASM3175591v1 genomic DNA contains:
- the LOC107413733 gene encoding probable protein S-acyltransferase 15 isoform X1: protein MKCKRFLSISILGVFLLIGFVYYTTVFIFIEDWVGLQSSAGSLNVIIFTFLVSLCFFSFFVCVLTDPGHVPDSYVPDIEESGVPDEERRKNSVQSRHCDKCSTFKPPRAHHCRVCRRCVLRMDHHCIWINNCVGYWNYKAFFTLVLYATIGSIYSTVMIVACSIQKDWEFSERVSFKIFYVTSGVMMVALSLTLGTLLGWHIYLIIHNMTTIEYYEGVRAAWLARKSGQSYRHPFDHGVYKNITLVLGPNMLKWLCPTALSHLKDGLNFPTSRDRL, encoded by the exons ATGAAGTGCAAAAGGTTTCTTTCAATCTCAATCCTTGGGGTGTTTCTGTTGATTGGTTTTGTATATTACACAACGGTTTTCATCTTTATCGAGGATTGGGTTGGGTTGCAGAGCTCTGCTGGCTCTTTGAACGTTATAATCTTCACTTTCCTTGTCTCTCtatgctttttctctttctttgtgtGTGTTCTTACCGACCCAGGTCATGTCCCGGATTCTTATGTTCCCGATATTGAAGAAAGTGGGGTTCCTGATGAAGAACGCCGGAAAAAT AGTGTACAATCAAGGCACTGCGACAAGTGTTCTACATTCAAGCCCCCAAGGGCTCACCATTGCCGAGTCTGCAGAAGGTGTGTTCTAAGGATG GACCATCACTGCATTTGGATAAATAACTGTGTTGGTTATTGGAACTATAAGGCCTTCTTTACACTTGTCTTATATGCAACAATAGGAAGCATCTATTCTACC GTAATGATTGTTGCTTGTTCAATTCAAAAGGACTGGGAATTCAGTGAAAGGGTCTCCTtcaagatattttat GTTACTTCTGGAGTTATGATGGTTGCCTTGAGCTTGACGCTTGGAACTCTTTTGGGTTGGCATATCTACCTCATCATCCACAATATGACAACAATAGAG TATTACGAAGGAGTAAGGGCGGCATGGTTGGCAAGGAAATCTGGGCAGAGCTATCGGCATCCATTTGACCATGGTGTTTACAAAAACATTACCTtg GTTTTGGGGCCAAACATGCTAAAATGGTTATGCCCCACAGCATTAAGCCATCTAAAGGATGGACTTAACTTCCCTACTTCACGTGATCGTTTATAG
- the LOC107413733 gene encoding probable protein S-acyltransferase 15 isoform X2 — MKCKRFLSISILGVFLLIGFVYYTTVFIFIEDWVGLQSSAGSLNVIIFTFLVSLCFFSFFVCVLTDPGHVPDSYVPDIEESGVPDEERRKNDHHCIWINNCVGYWNYKAFFTLVLYATIGSIYSTVMIVACSIQKDWEFSERVSFKIFYVTSGVMMVALSLTLGTLLGWHIYLIIHNMTTIEYYEGVRAAWLARKSGQSYRHPFDHGVYKNITLVLGPNMLKWLCPTALSHLKDGLNFPTSRDRL, encoded by the exons ATGAAGTGCAAAAGGTTTCTTTCAATCTCAATCCTTGGGGTGTTTCTGTTGATTGGTTTTGTATATTACACAACGGTTTTCATCTTTATCGAGGATTGGGTTGGGTTGCAGAGCTCTGCTGGCTCTTTGAACGTTATAATCTTCACTTTCCTTGTCTCTCtatgctttttctctttctttgtgtGTGTTCTTACCGACCCAGGTCATGTCCCGGATTCTTATGTTCCCGATATTGAAGAAAGTGGGGTTCCTGATGAAGAACGCCGGAAAAAT GACCATCACTGCATTTGGATAAATAACTGTGTTGGTTATTGGAACTATAAGGCCTTCTTTACACTTGTCTTATATGCAACAATAGGAAGCATCTATTCTACC GTAATGATTGTTGCTTGTTCAATTCAAAAGGACTGGGAATTCAGTGAAAGGGTCTCCTtcaagatattttat GTTACTTCTGGAGTTATGATGGTTGCCTTGAGCTTGACGCTTGGAACTCTTTTGGGTTGGCATATCTACCTCATCATCCACAATATGACAACAATAGAG TATTACGAAGGAGTAAGGGCGGCATGGTTGGCAAGGAAATCTGGGCAGAGCTATCGGCATCCATTTGACCATGGTGTTTACAAAAACATTACCTtg GTTTTGGGGCCAAACATGCTAAAATGGTTATGCCCCACAGCATTAAGCCATCTAAAGGATGGACTTAACTTCCCTACTTCACGTGATCGTTTATAG